The genomic segment TAAGAATCTGGAAAATTAAAAGAATCTGGAAGATTGAATGTGTCCTAGGTTAAGTAAAGTATGGTTTATGTTCACGTGTCTGTATGCTCAAGTTTTAGCATAAAATGCATGATTATTTAAGAAAGTTTCATAGAATGTTGGTGATTAGGTATATTTGTAGGGAATGTGTATTCTTTAGGAATGTGCAATACTTACTATGGGTTGAAGTCTTCTGTGCTTTATCAGGGGCCAAAATGACAGTAGTGAAGGATACCTTTTTGCCCCTCTGCTACTACCTGCGACAATAACTGAATTATAAATGTTCGCTATGAGGTTTAAAAGTTTCATAATAATTGTTGTACaataaataactttgtcataCCAGGACTCCCGCTCACCATCAAAATCTCCAAGTGGAAGTGCTGGTCGTGCAAAATCTGAAAGTCGCTCTGCATCTCGCAGTCCATCGAGAGCCTCAAAGCGTTCAGAATCTCGCTCACGATCAAGATCTAAATCTAGGTATGTATTTAGCAGGTGTAAGTGATTGATACATGTCCTTTAAAGTGCTTGAGTGCACATATGAAGAGTGCTGTAAGTATTGCTGATTGTTGTGTGTATGCTAATGACGAGTATTACAGTGAATCTCGGTTAATTGGGACATGGaagccagtacattttggcccaattaagcagctgtcccaattagtcaaagtttcatggaaatagtcaaaaaggctgagtaataaattatgtatttaaatgaaatacagaacaaattagaacactaccaatactactacgaTACTGTAAAACTGGATAGTTCCTAATGGTTATTGATGGAGGAGTTCGTCCAGTAAACTCTGCCATCTtgactaaatgaacaaaatcagcgcacattgtgtagataatggactgtaTTCATACAGTGCTTTTgccaattgcatcctccaaatcattttcattgtaacatttaagatgattgtAGTTGTAAAATTATCAAACTctaaaattctttgtagttcttaaagtgaagtagtgaaataataTCATTTTCACTCTtgagccatttctggcatctccaagcctcaatTCTTGTAactgcagtgaacaaaacagttgctggaatttggaaattaaaatcaaGTGTAGTATGCATGTGAGGCACAATACAAACTGGAAAGGTTggttatctgaaattattgaattGGATGTTGAGCTGAAGCTTGCCTAAATGTAAGGATGCATAACAGTCCAAGTTCCAGGTTAGTGAGTTGAGAAATGAGTGACTGGCAAATGGAAGCCTTAGGTCACCTTTGCAGACTAAACTGGGTGTTCTACAAAGCGGGTTGCTAAATCTGCATTCAGTTTCTCCAGTTCTTGGACCAATGGAAATGAATTGTTGCTTCGCTTGCTATAGTTTTGATGCATGGATCACACAGTTGAGGGAAATGTCATGAATAGCACATACCATGGAGCTGAAGAAGTTACTGAAAACAGTGAGGTGAGATGTAGTCAACAGTTGAGTGTCTAAGGGTTTGTGATAGTTACTGATTCCAAAGATATCCCCTGAGATGGAGATTAAAGGAATAATGTTTTTGATGCAAGTTATTTTATGAAGCAGAGTAGAAAATAAAGAAACATGGATAGTATTCAGCAAACATTTGTTCTGAAATTTATCACTGTACTTTGTTTATTTTATCTTACTGTGGTAGAAACTAGATGATGCATTTTCAAATATCTGTTCTTGTCATGCATTGTTGGGAAGAGTCATCTAAACGAGGTTGGAAAGATTTTTCTATTTCAGTGTTTACAGAAACAGGGTAGGTGGCTTGGCTTCCATATTGTGTTTCTCTGTAATTTTATTTTGACtagaaaatgtaataaactaaaTTTTCGAACAAGTTAGCTGAGGTAATGTTTTCCTCTGAACAATGGGTGGGTGGCTAGACTACTGCAAGCTTGCCCTGTTAGGTGCTTTTAGGTGGTAATTGCTGCAACATTGCCTGATCAGTGCATTAATTGGGTGCATTTTCAATGTCTTAATTACTTTAGTCTATTTATGTTAAAGGCACAGCTCACGATTATACTTTACTGAAAAATGTGCATTATTGATTTGCAGATACTTGGCCTACACTAACTTTTCAAAAGTTCCATTGCAATAGAATAGAATGCAGAAGTTAATCCACGAGTGCCTATATCatttacaaatacaaatactttattgtcaccaaacaattgatactagagtgtacaatcatcacagtgatagttgtttctgcgcttcgtgctccctgaagtacaaatcgaagtaaatataataaaaatgtaaattataATCATAATTTAAATCATTTTGGGCCAGTGGTGAATACCTCCATGTGTTCACTGGAATTTCTTGCTAGAATTTGTTATTGGTGCATTTATTGACGATGAAGGTTAAAGTTGTTGCTTTGAATTATTTAAATATGTTTGTCTTTTAAAAGATAAGCTGATGTGTGAACATAATAGAAATGTATTTGTCTTTTTACCAGATCACACTCGCGGAGACATTCACACCGCAGGTATTCACGCTCCCGATCACGATCCCATTCACACCGAAGGCGGTCCCGCAGCAGATCTTACACGCCTGAGTATCGGTCACGGAGAAGGAGCCGCAGTCATTCACCAATGTCTAGCCGAAGGCGCCATGCAGGAAGTAGAGTAGGTTATTGTACTGCAGTACAAGCAATCTCATTGAGAAGGGGTGATTGATGCATTCCCTCAGCAGTGCATTGGTTTTATGTGGCTGACTTTTTCTTTTTCAGGGGAATGAAAGAATACCTGGCAataactgcccccccccccacctcattcaGATGCTTTAATGAAGCAAATATATTTTTGAATACTGGTGTGATCAGCTGAAGTGTGCTTTTTTTTCCTTGAGCAGTGGTTTCAGTTTGGAACTCTATGCTAGCTCTTGTGACTTTAGTGATGATTCACACAAGTGAGTGGCCATTTGAGCAAGAAATTATGTGCATTTGTAGAATTTAAATTGAGTTAATTTTGTTAGGATGTATGAAGTTCTGAGACTTCAGCATTAATGCTGTGAAATCTAGTCCTGAAAAGTGagttattaatgtttttttttcttgtgctgGGTTTTTTGGGAAATTTTTGGACTACTGGCTTGGCTACTGTTGACATTATCTTCACAACCCTCtggttttagatttttttttcatgaGCTGTTTGAGAATCTGACCCTCCAGCCACTGTTGTGAAGCGTTTTGTCAGTCTTGTCTGAGTTGATAGGCAGTATGCCACCTGATAGTGGAGCACTCCACCTTTATGGGAGGGGGAAAACTCATCCCGTCCATCTTGTCCTACAGACGGGCCATGTGTCGGCGAAACACGGAGGAGCATTGATAGTAGATGTGGAGAAGTCCGCTGCCAGGACTGCCCCGTCATCCCAGATGAAGGATGATTCCTGGAGGCGAGCAGCATATGGGAAGAAAGAAGGCAAACTCGGTTCTCAAAACGTAAATTAAAAACTTACTTTCAAACAAATTGATTGTTTCCAGATATCTAatggatgtgttgtgcattcagtctCTTTATAATAACATGTTTGATTGAATAAGGTTAATCATGGGAGCATAATTTTGGCTTGAAGATCATAGCCAGAGGTCAAGAATGAGTTTATGGGGTGCAGAGTGACATGGTGTTAAGCCTTTTAAAAATAACTGGCGTTTAAGTCAGTATATAACCAATCATGGCTGTGAACCAAAGCAGGAGAACTCTCATCTGTATACAATATTACTACTGCAGTTCACCATatcattttatttccttcaaccACCTATGAATAATTTTTTTCCTGACTAATTAAATGCCAGCCAAGCTGCCTTGCATTCTGCTTACATTCATTTACCCAGCACAATCACTATCCCACTATCCAGTGTAAATTGAGTTTGCACTTCACATCCACCCATGTTCTCACATCTTCTGCTTTACCCCCAAGTATTGTATAGTTACGTGATTTGTGGTGTTTTATAGGAAGTAAACTGGAGCTAGTTATAAAGTGGACAGTGAACATTGAACAATAGTACAGGGGAATGTTATTGTCTGCTGATTTGAACTGAAAAAATATCAACATGAACTGAGGTCATGTAGATTGCTGATTGTTACAGGATTAACCATTAACAACGGGGAGAAAATCTGTTCAGTTATTAGGCATCCATATTACTGTTAAAAATCACAATTGAAGTTGTAGACATTTTGTGATAGCACTTTTACAGATGTCATAATACTAAAATATTTGATGTGATGTGCAGCTGCCTGCCCTGTATTTGGTGTGCTGCATCTGGAGATGTTACAAAACCTGGGGGCTTGACATGGTTTGGAACTACAGAAGAAACTTTGGAGAATTTTAATTTGTAATACTGGGGCTTGGTTCCAGATTAGTTGTGTGGATGTGTAAAATGAAGTCCAGTTTAATCTTTGGATGGTTCATTGTATATGTACATTGAGTAGAAGGATGATTTCTTTATTGAAGGAGCACATGGAAGGTCTTGAATGTCTGATGTTTTGGTAATGTGAATGCTGATGGTTTACTGTGTGCCTCTGCATGTAAGTGTATCTAATGTGTTTGGTTCCTGGTCAAAACTGCAGAGAtggttgaatttttttcaataaaaattctttaaatttaaaatgcaggtaCTGATTATCTAATTATCTACATTGTAAGGTTACATCGTAATAAAAACAATCTTCATGGTGTATTGAATCAGGCCTGATAATTGGTGGCTACTAGGAAACTTAGAACACAATCTAAATTCTTTGAACCTGCAGTAACTAGACAATTTAGTGAGGGAAGTGAGTTATCAGAATATAAACCTAGTGCATATCTCAAGTTTAGTCTTCCTTCAATGCACTGGCAGCAGCGAGGTTCCTGTCATTACAGGAGAAATGGTGGTAAGCAGTCTTGTGTTTGTACTTTGATTAGATGGTTTTGATGCATTTTGAGGCTGAGGTACTGCTTAGTTAGTTTTCATTACCTCCTGGCTGTCTGTATTGCAGATTGAAATCCTATAGGTTATTGTCTTCTGATGTATAAAATGATAGTTGCACATCAGGAGACACTAGCCAATTGTGTGGAGCCTTGTCTCAGAGGTGTAGACTGATGTTATGGAGGCCTGCTGCTCTTCATTCTGGTGTGCAGTAGCTGCCTTTATCTCTATGCTAATTTATTTTTGTGATTCCTTGGCATTTGAAAGCCAGTAGTTAATATTACACAGGTGTAATTATGTTACTGTTTTTCACTTGTTTTTAGATTTTAAATGTATTCTTCAAATACACTGGTCTGATAAGATAATTACAAATACTAGAGCACTGGACATTATCCAATCCTGCTTATCCAGTTCTCTGTAGTGGCTTAGCTTTTATAAAGTGGTTCTAATTAAAGATCAGAAATAATTTTTAAGATTGTTTTGATACATCTGAGTGGCTTTCTAGGCCATTCTAAAGAGCAGTTGCTTTCAGACTTCGTTATGTAGGTCTAACTGGGTAAAGCACTGCAGGTTCTCACTAAATCTTCATTGCTGCATTAGTTCCAGTCATAATCAATACTGCAACTATTACTAGATGAACCTGTAAACTCAACTCAATTAATTTTTTTGACATGGAGTTGATAGATTTTGACTTCAATAAACCAGAGACAGAAGACCACCTTTCTTTGAAATTGGAGATTGAGGGGGAAAAAAAGTGGACGGTTTCCTGCAGTATCCTTGAAGGGCTAAAGTGAGGTTGTGCAATGCCACAAACGCTCTTGGAAAATGGAGGCTGCAGTTTGTACTGTACCTTTTACTACAAGCCGAAACTGACTTAAAGCAAAGTTTGGTCTTGTGACCTTGTTACAGACCTACTGAGTACTTTCATCCTTGGGGAATTGACTTCAAAGATAGTTCCTGTGGTGTAGTTTTACATATTTCTAATATTGATTTTCCAGGCTAATCCAGACCCAAACACCTGCCTTGGTGTTTTTGGGCTCAGTTTGTACACAACTGAGCGGGATCTTCGTGAAGTGTTTTCTCGCTATGGGCCTTTGGCAGGTGTCAATGTCGTCTATGATCAGCGGACTGGTCGTTCAAGAGGATTTGCCTTTGTTTATTTTGAAAGGCTCGAGGATGCTAAAGAGGTAATCAGGGTGTTAATAGTTACTTATATTGTCACACTTTTAAGAAAGTTGATAATAAAGTGTTGTGAATTCTGTACAATTACATCTATGAATCAACTGTTTTATTGATCATCGTTCAAAATATAATAGCTTTCCCTTGATCATTGATTAGTAATACCGGAATATTACCCTGCAgcacaaaggggggggggggggggactgctgCCTTTTGAGGCAGTTAGATGTAGCCCTGTCAGCGATACTTTTCTGCAGCTTCAGTAAAGCATCCCTCCCACTCTGGACATTCTCTCGTCTCCctctcatcaggcaggaggtacaaaagcttgaaagtgtGTACAACCAGGCTCAAGCACAGCTTTTGTCCCACTTGAACAGACCTCCTTTACATTAAAGATGAACTCTATGGTAATCTGTCTCCATGATATTAGCACCTTAAtatccacctgcactgcacttactcTGTTACACTGTAttgtgcattctgttattgcttttcccttgttctaccttGTACTGATGTTTTGAAATTGTATGGGTGACATGCAAaccttttgaaaatatttttcacTGTATTTTCATACATGTCATGTTCTAATTCTGGTATTCATTGCAATGCTGAGAAGGTTTTATCACTGGGACTCGTAATTTTGTTTTGTGTTAACTCTGCAGGCAATGGAACGTGCTAATGGGATGGAATTGGATGGTAGACGGATTCGTGTAGATTATTCTATTACAAAGAGGCCCCACACTCCTACTCCTGGAATCTATATGGGAAGGCCAACTCAGTAAGGAAGAAGACTTTAATGATTTTAAAACTCTTGTGTTCCATTGTGGATTTTTTGTAATTAAGAGTTTTCTGATTCCCATTATTAGCAGCagtggaggtggtggtggtggagggcgTCGTCGGGATTCTTACTATGATCGAGGCTATGATAAATATGATCGATATGATGATCGGGATTATGATTATCGATACAGGTAAAGTATTctataatttaatattttatcataTCCATCCCTCCCTTGCCGTATTTAtctcaattattttttttaaaatatttttcccAGTTCTGGTAAAGGATTTGACCTGAAATGCTAGTTTACTTTCTGCAAATACTGTTGTGTTAGGGCACCCTTACTTCAGCTTGTTTTTTCACCTCGAGTCAACTTTTCCTGTGCATCCTGTCAAAAATACAAACTTCTCATTCAGCCTATTATTTTGTTGCCATCAAATACAATTTGTTAATAACTTATAACTTATTGTTTCTGAGGTAAATGTGTTAATTTAGCAattgtatatttttttaattccATGGGAGTCTCCTACAGCTGGGCTATGGGTAGGTAATCACGCTAGATGTCAATAGGAGTTTTTTGTAGACACAGTAGTCTAGCAGCTAGCTAACTCTTCAATttctgaccacatgggtttcctctgggtgctctggtttcctcccttgTTCCAAAGACCTACAGGTTAGTAATAATTGGTCGCAAAGGTGTTACTGGGTGGGGCaggttcattgggccagaagggtctgttacttACGAAATAAAATAAAAGGAGTTGAATGCTAAGTTTACTTATTTAACatcttttcctttttaatttGCTGTTGGAGGACATGGGGTTCTCTAATAAAGCAGCATTGCTTAAAGGAAACCATGTATTGGATATTTTTATAATCCAGGCATCTAGATTGTAAAAGTTTGTGTAAAATCAATTGGGGTATTACTCTGCTTTCTTCACACCACCTTAAAATTGTCATGACTGTCCCGGAGATGACTAATCAACTGGTCTTACAATGAATACTCACCTTTTGCTTTGGCATTGATAATAATGAAGTTATTTTACTCAAAGTTGCAATGCTCATTATTTAATTCACTTCTTTAATGAGAATTTTCACATAACCATGTAAGAATTCTGCATACAAATATATTGGGTGTCTACCAAAATTAAAATCTTATGGTAGTTCAACCTTATTTCATTACAGTAGACGACGATCTCCATCACCTTACTATAGCAGAGGATACCGATCACGCTCAAGGTCTCGTTCTTATTCACCTCGTAAGTACTACAATTGAATTAACTTGTCTAATATGTGCCTACGCAAATTGAATTAAAAAGCTGGGCATGATAAATTTTAGTAAATCATATTGTTATTAATTAATGTCACAATTATACCCCATTCCCTGGCTCTCTAACTAGGAAGTTCTGTTGTATTTGTTGCAATTGGACAGTCTGTTTTTCTGAAATTGCTCCTCAATGCAGGTGTCCTCGTGAAGAGAATCTTGCATTGCATTAAGATTAGCTTTCAttgttctgagctccatgtatttATCCCAATTTAACTGTTCTGATAGAAGGAATGAACCCAGAAAACCTTCTCAAACTAACTCCAATCTAAATATATTCCTCATGGGATAAAAGTTGTTCAACGTCCTGTACTGTTtcagagattctttttctgcagacatacttagcaaatctatagaacagttaaCTGAACTGTAAACATCGGGAACTGTTAAGTGTAAGGGGGAAagaactgcaaatgcagatataaataaatagcaataaataattagCATAAtataagagtccttaaatgagtgtagctctTCCCTTTAAAGAGCCttatggttgagaggtagtaactgttcttgaacctggtggtgcaagtcctgaggcacctgtaccttctacccaatGGAAGCAACAAGGAAAGAGCCTGGCCTGGCTGGAGAAGATCTTTGATTgatgcaacatttcatgtagatgtgctcaatggttgggagggttttaccatgatttactgggctgaatccactatcttttgcaggattttctgctcaaatgcATTAGTGTTTCCGTACCAGGACATAAtacagtcagcacactttccgcCACACTTCTAGAGAAGTTAGCCAGGATTTTCAATGACATGCCGAACCTGTGTAGAATCTtaagtagaggcgctgtcgtgctttcttcgcaGTAAtaattatatgatgggtccaggacaggtcctctgagatggtgCCACCCAGGAATTTacagttactgactctctccacctctgatcttccgatGATtgctggttcatggacctctggtttcctctgctgaagtctacaatcagttctttggagttactgacattgaatgagaggtggtgattacaccactcagccaagttttcagtctccctcttgtATGCTGATTCTCTGCAGGCTGCAAGAATTTGTCTCATTTGTATTCTCTCTTCAACTTCATATGCCTGTATGctaatgtacaaaccccatttccagaaaagttgggatattttccaaaatgcaataaaaacaaaaatctgtggtatgtcaattcacgtgaacctttatctAACtggcaaaagtacaaagaaaagattttcaatagttttactgaccaacttaattgtattttgtaaatatacacaaatttagaatttgatggctgcaacacactcaacaaaagttgggacagagttaaaataagattgaaaagtgcacagaatattcaagtaacaccggtttggaagactccatattaagcaggctaattggtagcaggtgaggtatcatgactgggtataaaatattttagagatttaggattttagagagacatatgttgccatcaaggtgacgtc from the Hemitrygon akajei chromosome 20, sHemAka1.3, whole genome shotgun sequence genome contains:
- the tra2a gene encoding transformer-2 protein homolog alpha isoform X5; this encodes MCPRLSKDSRSPSKSPSGSAGRAKSESRSASRSPSRASKRSESRSRSRSKSRSHSRRHSHRRYSRSRSRSHSHRRRSRSRSYTPEYRSRRRSRSHSPMSSRRRHAGSRTGHVSAKHGGALIVDVEKSAARTAPSSQMKDDSWRRAAYGKKEGKLGSQNANPDPNTCLGVFGLSLYTTERDLREVFSRYGPLAGVNVVYDQRTGRSRGFAFVYFERLEDAKEAMERANGMELDGRRIRVDYSITKRPHTPTPGIYMGRPTHSSGGGGGGGRRRDSYYDRGYDKYDRYDDRDYDYRYSRRRSPSPYYSRGYRSRSRSRSYSPRRY
- the tra2a gene encoding transformer-2 protein homolog alpha isoform X3, whose product is MSDIDEAAYEGRDSRSPSKSPSGSAGRAKSESRSASRSPSRASKRSESRSRSRSKSRSHSRRHSHRRYSRSRSRSHSHRRRSRSRSYTPEYRSRRRSRSHSPMSSRRRHAGSRTGHVSAKHGGALIVDVEKSAARTAPSSQMKDDSWRRAAYGKKEGKLGSQNANPDPNTCLGVFGLSLYTTERDLREVFSRYGPLAGVNVVYDQRTGRSRGFAFVYFERLEDAKEAMERANGMELDGRRIRVDYSITKRPHTPTPGIYMGRPTHSSGGGGGGGRRRDSYYDRGYDKYDRYDDRDYDYRYRRRSPSPYYSRGYRSRSRSRSYSPRRY
- the tra2a gene encoding transformer-2 protein homolog alpha isoform X1 gives rise to the protein MSDIDEAAYEGRDSRSPSKSPSGSAGRAKSESRSASRSPSRASKRSESRSRSRSKSRSHSRRHSHRRYSRSRSRSHSHRRRSRSRSYTPEYRSRRRSRSHSPMSSRRRHAGSRTGHVSAKHGGALIVDVEKSAARTAPSSQMKDDSWRRAAYGKKEGKLGSQNANPDPNTCLGVFGLSLYTTERDLREVFSRYGPLAGVNVVYDQRTGRSRGFAFVYFERLEDAKEAMERANGMELDGRRIRVDYSITKRPHTPTPGIYMGRPTHSSGGGGGGGRRRDSYYDRGYDKYDRYDDRDYDYRYSRRRSPSPYYSRGYRSRSRSRSYSPRRY
- the tra2a gene encoding transformer-2 protein homolog alpha isoform X2, with amino-acid sequence MSDIDEAAYEGRDSRSPSKSPSGSAGRAKSESRSASRSPSRASKRSESRSRSRSKSRSHSRRHSHRRYSRSRSRSHSHRRRSRSRSYTPEYRSRRRSRSHSPMSSRRRHAGSRTGHVSAKHGGALIVDVEKSAARTAPSSQMKDDSWRRAAYGKKEGKLGSQNANPDPNTCLGVFGLSLYTTERDLREVFSRYGPLAGVNVVYDQRTGRSRGFAFVYFERLEDAKEAMERANGMELDGRRIRVDYSITKRPHTPTPGIYMGRPTHSGGGGGGGRRRDSYYDRGYDKYDRYDDRDYDYRYSRRRSPSPYYSRGYRSRSRSRSYSPRRY
- the tra2a gene encoding transformer-2 protein homolog alpha isoform X4, translating into MSDIDEAAYEGRDSRSPSKSPSGSAGRAKSESRSASRSPSRASKRSESRSRSRSKSRSHSRRHSHRRYSRSRSRSHSHRRRSRSRSYTPEYRSRRRSRSHSPMSSRRRHAGSRTGHVSAKHGGALIVDVEKSAARTAPSSQMKDDSWRRAAYGKKEGKLGSQNANPDPNTCLGVFGLSLYTTERDLREVFSRYGPLAGVNVVYDQRTGRSRGFAFVYFERLEDAKEAMERANGMELDGRRIRVDYSITKRPHTPTPGIYMGRPTHSGGGGGGGRRRDSYYDRGYDKYDRYDDRDYDYRYRRRSPSPYYSRGYRSRSRSRSYSPRRY